The proteins below come from a single Pieris brassicae chromosome 1, ilPieBrab1.1, whole genome shotgun sequence genomic window:
- the LOC123708082 gene encoding protein SMG7-like isoform X2 has translation MVLNAAAQVLRDADELKQKVLKCNSGTSLLQDRSLWATQQQLQKAYQKVLTLDLDYALEKKVEQDLWNVGFKQQIEALQAISKDRKNAQRSEGQAMLSWVLQAAAGFYLCLLHQICTTYKLDLPFRRRASLVGAIEGWEVSGGMAISKSGVAGARYACQHCLVHLGDLARYRQQLRVAHTFYRHALAVSPHSGQPYNQLALVAWRRGRRLAAVYWHVRSLLVRAPFPPAPANLARTLAVAASRDGKELPILPVLSGVAETKSVAVTKQRLDSHSYVTELLRALHFLHNVEHLDSASELINTLNYSLSPLIATDSFDSLTLIKMACVIIWIVHSTTEDLTLDSEALTESEGKAAQLTASLAAATLLALLLPAYAADELLTRTLPTFDSVPLPEDEELNGFLPLEDALKGLTFENHTYQDLPESDGDVAPDVSSLSLVGEPELEHRVRARRLMLLGKKLTELFPEYLTYSEDDDKITFTASAVGGDQLSEALETLSLHTESNPEPIEEIIEPPPPIIISEADFREKVREKRVGILKPQGSLERAREERALATTSEEITDTESSEAGVKTEDKKESRKPRVNIAMAAIMRKQEETNKQVKFVTPPPTPDSTDLVETKDDKPITIQPKAIKSLAKLPIGRKTGGILSLKDKSAGYPHLVNAEPEPKKVEEKKEPPPNQNLPQRQESPWQQNYEAQRLNYQKSFGPQNAGTSYSPNYANQGIRLPVVNPKEIDVRTAALQKQNSRQEMFQEGKFQNYQISGDKKNFLNDLPPRFANQYRYWQSAQDSQTNENKFRDENFKANTFQQNWPSEQSYQPVSWWKPEPVNSNYTPPIMPNFYPQVPNMNPYQNVPFNQMPGQNMQNMGHNIPNMSHNIQNLGQNIQLGANVQNIPKNDNLVPNYMQSSIGQMPTLQNLVTSPNFNTSVGALGYNTPSYDAAMYPQFGKFYQPLQMLDKPNFPNKDVLNFGSNLDMQQRLNFNETFKDGNMKPLDSIGGQSTSSVGEPSDTNTYSLFSGSEAPRHALPQQSLWSGPGSPLERLLEQQKQNKHPPAPR, from the exons ATGGTTTTAAACGCAGCTGCTCAAGTCTTAAG agatgcagaTGAGTTAAAACagaaagttttaaaatgtaacagTGGCACCTCTCTGTTGCAAGACAGAAGTCTTTGGGCTACACAACAACAGTTGCAGAAA GCTTATCAGAAAGTATTGACATTAGATTTGGACTATGCCTTAGAAAAGAAAGTAGAACAAGATCTCTGGAATGTGGGGTTCAAGCAGCAGATTGAGGCCTTACAGGCCATATCTAAGGACAGAAAG AATGCTCAAAGGAGTGAAGGTCAAGCAATGTTGTCATGGGTATTGCAGGCTGCAGCAGGGTTCTACTTATGTCTCCTGCACCAAATTTGTACAACATACAAATTAGATTTGCCATTTAG aCGCCGTGCATCCCTTGTTGGTGCAATTGAGGGTTGGGAAGTTAGTGGTGGAATGGCTATCAGTAAATCCGGAGTAGCTGGAGCAAGATATGCCTGTCAACATTGCCTCGTACACCTTGGTGATTTAGCCCGATATAGACAACAGCTCCGAGTTGCCCACACCTTTTATAGGCATGCTTTGGCTGTGTCTCCCCATTCTGGACAGCCTTATAACCAA ctAGCACTAGTGGCTTGGCGTCGAGGTCGTCGCCTAGCAGCAGTGTATTGGCATGTTCGCTCGTTGCTGGTACGAGCGCCTTTTCCACCCGCCCCTGCTAATCTCGCACGCACTTTGGCTGTTGCTGCCag TCGCGACGGCAAAGAATTACCAATTCTCCCAGTTCTCAGCGGAGTGGCGGAAACTAAGTCGGTCGCAGTGACCAAACAAAGGCTGGACTCTCACTCCTATGTTACTGAATTATTGCGAGCCCTACACTTCCTACATAATGTTGAGCa ttTGGACAGTGCATCTGAACTAATCAACACGTTAAACTATTCGTTATCTCCGCTCATAGCGACGGACAGCTTCGATTCACTCACACTTATCAAG ATGGCTTGTGTCATCATATGGATAGTGCACTCGACAACCGAGGACCTAACGTTGGATAGCGAAGCGCTGACCGAGTCCGAAGGGAAGGCAGCTCAACTGACCGCTTCCCTTGCCGCCGCGACACTTCTCGCGTTGCTGCTACCGGCCTATGCCGCGGATGAACTCCTGACGAGAACCTTGCCCAcgt ttgaCTCGGTTCCACTACCAGAGGACGAAGAGCTGAACGGTTTCCTGCCGCTAGAGGACGCTCTGAAAGGGCTCACCTTCGAAAACCACACCTATCAAGATTTACCGGAATCCGATGGAGATGtcgc gcCAGATGTGAGCAGTCTCAGTCTAGTCGGGGAACCGGAATTGGAGCATCGCGTGCGTGCGCGCAGACTCATGTTACTCGGGAAGAAACTTACAGAACTGTTTCCcgaatatttaacatatag cgAAGACGACGATAAAATAACGTTTACAGCAAGCGCAGTCGGCGGTGATCAATTGTCTGAGGCATTGGAAACGTTGTCTTTACACACGGAATCGAATCCGGAACCGATAGAGGAAATAATTGAACCACCTCCACCTATCATTATATCGGAGGCTGATTTTAGAGAAAAAG TGCGAGAAAAACGCGTGGGCATACTAAAGCCCCAAGGTTCGTTGGAGCGAGCTCGTGAAGAACGCGCTCTCGCTACAACCAGCGAAGAGATAACG gaTACAGAAAGCAGTGAAGCTGGCGTGAAAACTGAAGATAAAAAGGAATCTCGGAAACCGCGAGTCAATATTGCGATGGCTGCCATTATGCGGAAACAGGAAGAAACCAACAAACAG GTGAAATTTGTAACACCACCTCCCACACCGGATTCGACTGATCTCGTTGAAACTAAAGATGATAAACCTATAACTATTCAACCCAAAGCCATCAAATCTTTGGCGAAATTGCCGATCGGCAGGAAGACTGGTGGAATACTTTCTCTTAAGGACAAGTCTGCCGGTTACCCGCATTTGGTCAACGCTGAGCCGGAACCGAAGAAAGTCGAGGAAAAGAAGGAGCCTCCTCCGAATCAAAATTTACCACAAAGACAGGAATCCCCGTGGCAGCAAAACTATGAAGCGCAAAGATTGAATTACCAAAAAAGTTTCGGCCCACAAAACGCCGGCACCAGCTATAGCCCGAATTATGCCAACCAAGGGATACGTCTCCCAGTCGTCAACCCGAAGGAAATCGACGTCCGAACGGCCGCTTTACAAAAGCAAAACTCCCGTCAAGAAATGTTTCAAGAGgggaaatttcaaaattaccAAATTTCTGGGGACAAAAAGAATTTCCTGAACGACCTTCCGCCGCGATTCGCCAATCAATACAGATATTGGCAATCGGCACAAGACAGTCAGACCAATGAAAACAAGTTCAGAGACGAAAACTTCAAAGCAAACACCTTCCAGCAGAATTGGCCGTCCGAACAATCATATCAGCCGGTGTCGTGGTGGAAGCCGGAGCCCGTTAACTCAAATTATACGCCGCCGATAATGCCCAATTTCTACCCCCAAGTGCCCAACATGAACCCATACCAGAATGTACCCTTTAACCAAATGCCGGGTCAAAATATGCAGAATATGGGTCATAATATTCCAAACATGAGTCATAATATCCAAAATCTCGgtcaaaatatacaattggGGGCAAACGTACAAAACATTCCGAAAAATGACAACTTAGTGCCAAACTACATGCAGTCTAGTATTGGGCAAATGCCTACGCTGCAGAATTTGGTGACATCACCTAACTTCAATACCTCAGTGGGAGCTCTAGGTTACAACACACCTAGCTATGATGCAGCGATGTACCCTCAGTTTGGCAAATTCTACCAACCTTTACAAATGTTGGACAAGCCCAATTTCCCAAACAAAGATGTTCTCAACTTCGGCTCCAACCTGGACATGCAACAGAGGTTAAACTTTAACGAGACATTTAAGGATGGGAATATGAAACCTTTGGATTCTATCGGG GGTCAGTCTACGAGTAGTGTTGGTGAGCCAAGCGATACAAACACATACTCCCTGTTTAGTGGCTCTGAAGCACCTAGACACGCCTTACCTCAACAG TCGCTATGGTCTGGCCCCGGATCACCCCTCGAACGTTTACTTGAGCAGCAAAAGCAGAACAAGCATCCGCCAGCACCGCGAtga
- the LOC123711162 gene encoding BTB/POZ and MATH domain-containing protein 2-like: protein MERMDYDNYVILGHQPCQTREAKFLCIDAIYEKLHRPNYYDLGGTYMEEIGEYWFVTRTDQIGEVFLIHIFITNKLEGIVSLSLSSGNTVIFDKDKNIAFLSPDLNKCDFGKLEESTFKYVTTYSFDIIEVDMLKGKQLFIPISFVDKDENASPLEAVLDFSPLLEEPIGADFTIESEDGEKFLVHKVLLMAHSEVFRAMLKEDTAESKNNCVKLIDVNKEELQHLLYFIYSGTLKEVENINFFNMLILADRFNLSGLRELSEHALIQQISIENALEMLAVADSYNSHSLKTASLIFIKKNKSALENTIFDEINNAELIRELCKFLVS from the exons ATGGAAAGAATGGACtat gATAATTATGTTATACTCGGACATCAACCCTGTCAAACACGTGAAgcaaagtttttatgtattgatGCTATTTATGAAAAACTTCACCGCccaaattattatgatttaggAGGAACATATATGGAAGAAATTGGTGAGTACTGGTTTGTTACAAGAACGGACCAGATTGgtgaagtatttttaattcacatttttatcactaacaagcTGGAAGGTATTGTCAGCTTAAGTTTAAGTAGTGGTAATACAGTTATATTtgataaagacaaaaatatagCATTTCTGAGCCCCGATTTAAACAAGTGTGATTTTGGAAAGCTAGAAGAATCAACTTTCAAGTATGTGACTACATACAGTTTTGATATTATTGAAGTAGATATGCTTAAaggtaaacaattatttatacccATATCATTTGTTGATAAAGATGAAAATGCTAGTCCTCTGGAGGCAGTTCTAGATTTTAGCCCACTCTTGGAAGAACCAATTGGAGCTGACTTTACAATAGAATCAGAAGATGGAGAAAAGTTTCTTGTACATAAAGTCTTGCTTATGGCTCATAGTGAAGTTTTTAGGGCGATGCTAAAAGAAGACACTGCTGAGAGTAAAAACAACTGTGTGAAATTAATAGATGTTAACAAAGAGGAGCTGCAACatcttctatattttatttattctggAACTCTAAAAGAGgtggaaaatataaatttttttaatatgcttATTCTTGCAGACAGGTTTAATCTCTCTGGTTTAAGAGAATTATCTGAACATGCCTTAATTCAACAAATTTCCATAGAGAATGCATTGGAAATGCTAGCAGTTGCTGATTCATATAATTCTCATTCATTAAAAACAgcatctttaatatttataaaaaaaaataaatcagcccttgaaaatacaatttttgatgaaattaataatgcgGAATTGATAAGAGAATTGTGTAAATTCTTAGTTTCCTAA
- the LOC123708082 gene encoding protein SMG7-like isoform X1 produces MVLNAAAQVLRDADELKQKVLKCNSGTSLLQDRSLWATQQQLQKAYQKVLTLDLDYALEKKVEQDLWNVGFKQQIEALQAISKDRKNAQRSEGQAMLSWVLQAAAGFYLCLLHQICTTYKLDLPFRRRASLVGAIEGWEVSGGMAISKSGVAGARYACQHCLVHLGDLARYRQQLRVAHTFYRHALAVSPHSGQPYNQLALVAWRRGRRLAAVYWHVRSLLVRAPFPPAPANLARTLAVAASRDGKELPILPVLSGVAETKSVAVTKQRLDSHSYVTELLRALHFLHNVEHLDSASELINTLNYSLSPLIATDSFDSLTLIKMACVIIWIVHSTTEDLTLDSEALTESEGKAAQLTASLAAATLLALLLPAYAADELLTRTLPTLKIFLQWMVCQTKVIRTSAWKTRPQIWAALAHVFNKLGDTASLNDDKFDSVPLPEDEELNGFLPLEDALKGLTFENHTYQDLPESDGDVAPDVSSLSLVGEPELEHRVRARRLMLLGKKLTELFPEYLTYSEDDDKITFTASAVGGDQLSEALETLSLHTESNPEPIEEIIEPPPPIIISEADFREKVREKRVGILKPQGSLERAREERALATTSEEITDTESSEAGVKTEDKKESRKPRVNIAMAAIMRKQEETNKQVKFVTPPPTPDSTDLVETKDDKPITIQPKAIKSLAKLPIGRKTGGILSLKDKSAGYPHLVNAEPEPKKVEEKKEPPPNQNLPQRQESPWQQNYEAQRLNYQKSFGPQNAGTSYSPNYANQGIRLPVVNPKEIDVRTAALQKQNSRQEMFQEGKFQNYQISGDKKNFLNDLPPRFANQYRYWQSAQDSQTNENKFRDENFKANTFQQNWPSEQSYQPVSWWKPEPVNSNYTPPIMPNFYPQVPNMNPYQNVPFNQMPGQNMQNMGHNIPNMSHNIQNLGQNIQLGANVQNIPKNDNLVPNYMQSSIGQMPTLQNLVTSPNFNTSVGALGYNTPSYDAAMYPQFGKFYQPLQMLDKPNFPNKDVLNFGSNLDMQQRLNFNETFKDGNMKPLDSIGGQSTSSVGEPSDTNTYSLFSGSEAPRHALPQQSLWSGPGSPLERLLEQQKQNKHPPAPR; encoded by the exons ATGGTTTTAAACGCAGCTGCTCAAGTCTTAAG agatgcagaTGAGTTAAAACagaaagttttaaaatgtaacagTGGCACCTCTCTGTTGCAAGACAGAAGTCTTTGGGCTACACAACAACAGTTGCAGAAA GCTTATCAGAAAGTATTGACATTAGATTTGGACTATGCCTTAGAAAAGAAAGTAGAACAAGATCTCTGGAATGTGGGGTTCAAGCAGCAGATTGAGGCCTTACAGGCCATATCTAAGGACAGAAAG AATGCTCAAAGGAGTGAAGGTCAAGCAATGTTGTCATGGGTATTGCAGGCTGCAGCAGGGTTCTACTTATGTCTCCTGCACCAAATTTGTACAACATACAAATTAGATTTGCCATTTAG aCGCCGTGCATCCCTTGTTGGTGCAATTGAGGGTTGGGAAGTTAGTGGTGGAATGGCTATCAGTAAATCCGGAGTAGCTGGAGCAAGATATGCCTGTCAACATTGCCTCGTACACCTTGGTGATTTAGCCCGATATAGACAACAGCTCCGAGTTGCCCACACCTTTTATAGGCATGCTTTGGCTGTGTCTCCCCATTCTGGACAGCCTTATAACCAA ctAGCACTAGTGGCTTGGCGTCGAGGTCGTCGCCTAGCAGCAGTGTATTGGCATGTTCGCTCGTTGCTGGTACGAGCGCCTTTTCCACCCGCCCCTGCTAATCTCGCACGCACTTTGGCTGTTGCTGCCag TCGCGACGGCAAAGAATTACCAATTCTCCCAGTTCTCAGCGGAGTGGCGGAAACTAAGTCGGTCGCAGTGACCAAACAAAGGCTGGACTCTCACTCCTATGTTACTGAATTATTGCGAGCCCTACACTTCCTACATAATGTTGAGCa ttTGGACAGTGCATCTGAACTAATCAACACGTTAAACTATTCGTTATCTCCGCTCATAGCGACGGACAGCTTCGATTCACTCACACTTATCAAG ATGGCTTGTGTCATCATATGGATAGTGCACTCGACAACCGAGGACCTAACGTTGGATAGCGAAGCGCTGACCGAGTCCGAAGGGAAGGCAGCTCAACTGACCGCTTCCCTTGCCGCCGCGACACTTCTCGCGTTGCTGCTACCGGCCTATGCCGCGGATGAACTCCTGACGAGAACCTTGCCCAcgt TAAAAATATTCCTGCAATGGATGGTTTGCCAAACGAAAGTAATCAGGACATCAGCATGGAAAACGCGGCCCCAAATTTGGGCTGCGCTGGCGCatgtattcaataaattagGAGACACTGCCTCGCTGAATGatgataaat ttgaCTCGGTTCCACTACCAGAGGACGAAGAGCTGAACGGTTTCCTGCCGCTAGAGGACGCTCTGAAAGGGCTCACCTTCGAAAACCACACCTATCAAGATTTACCGGAATCCGATGGAGATGtcgc gcCAGATGTGAGCAGTCTCAGTCTAGTCGGGGAACCGGAATTGGAGCATCGCGTGCGTGCGCGCAGACTCATGTTACTCGGGAAGAAACTTACAGAACTGTTTCCcgaatatttaacatatag cgAAGACGACGATAAAATAACGTTTACAGCAAGCGCAGTCGGCGGTGATCAATTGTCTGAGGCATTGGAAACGTTGTCTTTACACACGGAATCGAATCCGGAACCGATAGAGGAAATAATTGAACCACCTCCACCTATCATTATATCGGAGGCTGATTTTAGAGAAAAAG TGCGAGAAAAACGCGTGGGCATACTAAAGCCCCAAGGTTCGTTGGAGCGAGCTCGTGAAGAACGCGCTCTCGCTACAACCAGCGAAGAGATAACG gaTACAGAAAGCAGTGAAGCTGGCGTGAAAACTGAAGATAAAAAGGAATCTCGGAAACCGCGAGTCAATATTGCGATGGCTGCCATTATGCGGAAACAGGAAGAAACCAACAAACAG GTGAAATTTGTAACACCACCTCCCACACCGGATTCGACTGATCTCGTTGAAACTAAAGATGATAAACCTATAACTATTCAACCCAAAGCCATCAAATCTTTGGCGAAATTGCCGATCGGCAGGAAGACTGGTGGAATACTTTCTCTTAAGGACAAGTCTGCCGGTTACCCGCATTTGGTCAACGCTGAGCCGGAACCGAAGAAAGTCGAGGAAAAGAAGGAGCCTCCTCCGAATCAAAATTTACCACAAAGACAGGAATCCCCGTGGCAGCAAAACTATGAAGCGCAAAGATTGAATTACCAAAAAAGTTTCGGCCCACAAAACGCCGGCACCAGCTATAGCCCGAATTATGCCAACCAAGGGATACGTCTCCCAGTCGTCAACCCGAAGGAAATCGACGTCCGAACGGCCGCTTTACAAAAGCAAAACTCCCGTCAAGAAATGTTTCAAGAGgggaaatttcaaaattaccAAATTTCTGGGGACAAAAAGAATTTCCTGAACGACCTTCCGCCGCGATTCGCCAATCAATACAGATATTGGCAATCGGCACAAGACAGTCAGACCAATGAAAACAAGTTCAGAGACGAAAACTTCAAAGCAAACACCTTCCAGCAGAATTGGCCGTCCGAACAATCATATCAGCCGGTGTCGTGGTGGAAGCCGGAGCCCGTTAACTCAAATTATACGCCGCCGATAATGCCCAATTTCTACCCCCAAGTGCCCAACATGAACCCATACCAGAATGTACCCTTTAACCAAATGCCGGGTCAAAATATGCAGAATATGGGTCATAATATTCCAAACATGAGTCATAATATCCAAAATCTCGgtcaaaatatacaattggGGGCAAACGTACAAAACATTCCGAAAAATGACAACTTAGTGCCAAACTACATGCAGTCTAGTATTGGGCAAATGCCTACGCTGCAGAATTTGGTGACATCACCTAACTTCAATACCTCAGTGGGAGCTCTAGGTTACAACACACCTAGCTATGATGCAGCGATGTACCCTCAGTTTGGCAAATTCTACCAACCTTTACAAATGTTGGACAAGCCCAATTTCCCAAACAAAGATGTTCTCAACTTCGGCTCCAACCTGGACATGCAACAGAGGTTAAACTTTAACGAGACATTTAAGGATGGGAATATGAAACCTTTGGATTCTATCGGG GGTCAGTCTACGAGTAGTGTTGGTGAGCCAAGCGATACAAACACATACTCCCTGTTTAGTGGCTCTGAAGCACCTAGACACGCCTTACCTCAACAG TCGCTATGGTCTGGCCCCGGATCACCCCTCGAACGTTTACTTGAGCAGCAAAAGCAGAACAAGCATCCGCCAGCACCGCGAtga